One window of the Polypterus senegalus isolate Bchr_013 chromosome 18, ASM1683550v1, whole genome shotgun sequence genome contains the following:
- the LOC120518958 gene encoding transmembrane 4 L6 family member 1-like isoform X2, whose amino-acid sequence MDILSRTHCLGASLIFLGLICIFANMLLIFPNFEYQFLLQRKVSLYALMMSGLWGGGVLVFIAARQFMTKHSKAGFWRVRSTMLCSIPYSALGLLGSGICFVVNFTGLAKGPFCQYLTCDQETSWGYPLQARSTREEQSK is encoded by the exons ATGGATATCTTGTCCCGCACCCACTGTCTTGGAGCCAGTCTCATTTTTCTGGGATTGATCTGCATCTTTGCCAACATGCTCTTGATATTTCCAAACTTTGAGTACCAGTTTCTGCTGCAGAGGAAAGTTTCCTTATATGCTTTGATGATGAGTGGACTTTGGGGAGGAGGCGTTTTG GTGTTTATTGCTGCAAGGCAGTTCATGACCAAACACTCAAAAGCTGGCTTCTGGAGAGTTCGCTCAACA ATGCTGTGCTCAATCCCGTATTCTGCACTAGGGCTGCTTGGCTCAGGTATCTGCTTTGTCGTGAATTTCACTGGACTGGCAAAAGGACCCTTTTGCCAATACTTGACCTGCGATCAAGAAACAAGCTGGGGCTATCCTCTGCAAGCAAGAAGTACAAG AGAAGAGCAAAGCAAGTGA
- the LOC120518958 gene encoding transmembrane 4 L6 family member 1-like isoform X1, whose translation MDILSRTHCLGASLIFLGLICIFANMLLIFPNFEYQFLLQRKVSLYALMMSGLWGGGVLVFIAARQFMTKHSKAGFWRVRSTMLCSIPYSALGLLGSGICFVVNFTGLAKGPFCQYLTCDQETSWGYPLQARSTSEVHYIYNNTQWYTVCMEPHNVVVWNIILFSIILLANILQALLCVIQIINGVAGVFFGAGNRHNKRRAKQVTTRHRSAKSMKNPYLTRLPKHTSLI comes from the exons ATGGATATCTTGTCCCGCACCCACTGTCTTGGAGCCAGTCTCATTTTTCTGGGATTGATCTGCATCTTTGCCAACATGCTCTTGATATTTCCAAACTTTGAGTACCAGTTTCTGCTGCAGAGGAAAGTTTCCTTATATGCTTTGATGATGAGTGGACTTTGGGGAGGAGGCGTTTTG GTGTTTATTGCTGCAAGGCAGTTCATGACCAAACACTCAAAAGCTGGCTTCTGGAGAGTTCGCTCAACA ATGCTGTGCTCAATCCCGTATTCTGCACTAGGGCTGCTTGGCTCAGGTATCTGCTTTGTCGTGAATTTCACTGGACTGGCAAAAGGACCCTTTTGCCAATACTTGACCTGCGATCAAGAAACAAGCTGGGGCTATCCTCTGCAAGCAAGAAGTACAAG CGAAGTGCATTATATCTACAACAACACGCAGTGGTATACCGTGTGCATGGAGCCACACAATGTGGTTGTCTGGAATATAATCCTCTTTTCCATCATACTGTTGGCTAATATACTCCAGGCTCTGCTGTGTGTTATTCAGATTATCAATGGAGTGGCTGGTGTCTTTTTTGGTGCTGGCAACAGACACAATAAG AGAAGAGCAAAGCAAGTGACCACAAGACATAGATCTGCAAAATCCATGAAGAATCCATACCTAACAAGACTTCCCAAACACACGTCACTAATTTAG